The Haliotis asinina isolate JCU_RB_2024 chromosome 3, JCU_Hal_asi_v2, whole genome shotgun sequence genome segment AATACAAGTCATGTTCAGTCTATTTAACTAATCTGCGAATAAATGAATTCATTTGGGCCATGCCATCACATCCGTCAGGGAATGAGAACATCATAAACACCAATGGCAGGTAAACAGAAAATACGTATAACATAGTATAACTcaagaaaataaatacatttgtaaattatttgaataaaattctatgCCATGACTTTcatatattatattaatataatGTTATTCAATCATAGAATGACGTTTTTGCAGGTAAAAGGTAAAACGTAATATGTTACAGGTTTGATTGTCAATCTTGAATAGTTCTTACTCAATCTATACTACTTATAATGTCAAGGATGACATGACCGCTTCCCACCCTCCATCCCTCTTTgaaaattcctggatccgcccatgGATGATCTTCATACTCTGCTTGTGATTCTTCCATGTCATAATTAACTAAAGTAATATGAACGAATCTGGTGACCATCAAATATTTGCAACATCATATATGTAGATAAACTAGTTACATACTTGCACATGCCGTAGTAATACCCAATGCATACAGTGTTGCTACTTGGTTGCCTTCTCGACGATACTGATTATTTAATCAGTGTTACACTAGCAATACATCCCATCGATGGTCATCATATAATTCGAACATATGCAATAACGTATTCAACCATATCAGTATTCAATCATTTAAAAACCTACACCACACGTACTTTTCATGGAATCTTGTTTTAGGTGAGTTCCCGTTCGGGATAGTCTTTGGGAATACATTATCTATAGGTGGTCCACTGAGGTTTCTTGTCGGCTTGTAACACGGGAGATAACTCATGctgacaagggagacaactctatcTGATATTGATATACGCAATTTGATTACCGAACGGAAATTTGTCCCTCCTGAACGAGTAGAACTCATTTGGGTTGTCGTACGTGCATCTGTGGGCACTTGTGTCAATGTTCTCCAGCCGTATTCCAACTCTCTGTAGGAGTATCTTATTGGCCAACAGCAAGTCAACGTAAACTTTCTGATCACCTTCTTTGTGTAGCACAAGGGACGGGTCAATGTCTGCAAAACCTTTTGCGTCTTCTGGAGAGAACTGTAGATTCTTTGCTGAAAGACATGGCCCCATAGCCACGACAATGTTGCCGATGTCACACCCGAAATCTCTTTCCATGGCCTGGACGGTAGCGATAGTGATTCCCTTCAGCGTCCCCCTCCAGCCAGCGTGGGTAGCACCACAGACGCGTCGCACTGGGTCTGCAAACAAAATGGTCACGCAGTCTGCCCCCGGAGCTGCTATGGTGATCCCTGCTGAGCGAGTCACGATGGCGTCAAATCCCGCTGGAACATCCTGACCGATACTCCAAACTCTGTTGCCATGCTCGACCTTGGGAAACTGCATGTTCTTGCTGTTGAATCCAGCGGCTTCACCCAGACGACGTCGGTTCTCGTTGATTACCAACATGGAATCCCGTTTGCGGGAGGCAAATGCAAGATTGAGCGACCGCAAGGCGGGTGAGGAGGAGATCCCGCCATTTCTGGTGGTGAATCCGTGGTTGAAAATGGCGTCCGGGATGAGAGGAGACTTCAAAATCTGGATGTCTCCAATGGAAGGTAAAGCTTGAAGAAAAGTCTCCACCTCACATTCCAGGCCATAGGACGCAGTCAGTTCCATCTTTCCCGATCCGACCACGGCAAAAAACATCTGATATGCCTTGGTGAAGAACATTTCGCCCAACTGCTTCCAGAAACCGCTCTGTTCACAAGCGCATACCATTGCCATTCGGTTCAGAGTGTTGGAATCCAGGAACTCTTTTCCTTCATAGAATGCCTGGATCTTGTTGTTAGTGATTATTTTATGATAAGTGACGCCGTTTCCATCCTTGATGTTAGTTTTCTGAGAAATCTTGTTGAGCTCGTTGGCAGAGGGAGCGAATAGCATGACATGGTGCTGTTGGACCTTGGTGTTTCTTGTGATGACCTCTGTCAGGCGCTCGATGATGCGCTCCTTGGGGTGGTCTTTGTGGTAGAGGTCTGCGAAATAGACCATGGGCTTATTCCCAGggctctcctcttcctggctcAACAttctaaaacaaataaaagacATTAGTTATACAATGTTATACAATGAAACTCAAAGGCTTGAAGACCTAAAGTCATACTGAAATGTACTTTCATCCCGCAGCTTAAGACCAACCTAGTGACGCTAATTTACAGTTAAAAATAAAACCTCTTCCTCCATTTTCACTCGTcctgttttgtttggttgattTCAAGAGAGTACAGGGGAAGGAGTgatccattttgttctgggaagACTTTGTTCTGGAAGCTCATCAATTTTGTTGTGCACATGTATTTGAAGGGGGCGGGacgctggggggggggggggggcagcaGCTTTGAACATTACATTTAAATATTATGCTTGCAGTTGTTGCAGGCTATAATTGGTGGCATTAACATTCCATAAATATCATTATCGCCCCTACCCACCTACCCTCCCACCGCAACGCTATTAAAGTTGCAAACCAACACTGTTACAGAGGGGCAAGGAAACACTAATAGACAATCACTGCTGTCGATGGCGGAAGGCGAGTATGAGCGACACAGTAGGTAACATAGCGTGGTTCCCAGTCTCAAAAGTCATGGATGATCGCTGTAGTTGTAGTTTCGTGATAATCTTTTTTTTTCACCGAAAAACAATTCACTTACATACAAGACGTAAATGGCCTGGTGAACTGTTCAGACGAGCGACGATCCCGTCTCGTAATGGCGATACGAAACTCCGTCATATATAGCACCTACACAATGCGGCCTTCCGCCTAGTCAGCATAACGCTTTGTCATCAGACAAACCGAGGGAGTTACAAAGTACACAGTTTTCAGTCGCTGTATTTCAATATGAATACGTCAATGTATAAAGAAATACAAATGTGTTTGGTTAAAAATTAATACAGCATTCGATTTTTCTTAAATCCAAAAGCTCGCAAGAGGCATTTACTTATTTTTCAGGTGTATATTTAAGTCATCGGTTTCTAAATATAATGGAATTTTTCTGGAGAATACTGTAGTCATATCTATTGCTCACGTACTGGCGTTCTTTTGAAGcgatattttcaattttcacaTCCTTTTGGCCATTCTCGGTAAAATGTTGATATTTCTCGTTCGATTGTAACAGGATATCAGCCCTGAGtgagtttccaaattttgctagccagtcgaGCCTGCTATGCCTGAAAgctactagcccacaaaataattcactaacTAGAACTCGCAGTGTTGACACGGGTTCCATCATTGAGCTGTTGATGCGATGGACATTTCCACCAGGCCGTAATTTGACCTTAATTTACAAGTGTAGTTTGACTTaccaagtcggagagagtgatatatgtATAAAATGTCCCCATGAACATTGActagccagtcgggccagtgactgtggagatgtACTGCCCGGACTGGAATGTTACTAGCAATTGGATAAACGGCCAGGGGTTATTTCACACACAACCTGAGAGATTACTGTGCGATTCTCCTCGTCTTTCGGATTTAATTTCATGCGTTATCGTTTTAACAACCGCGCATCCGTCACTGGTGTGTAGCCGTCAAGGAAGAGCGTCTTTGTATTCGGTTCGTATTTGATCTTAAAGATCATGTACAgacaacataaaaacatgcgCGGTTGTATAAATCTTTAGGATAACATCTTCTTGATATCGAATCACTCACTCCATTCATATTTCCGCGAGAACTGAGATCAGGTCTTTGAGTACACAGCTGCATTGGGAAGAA includes the following:
- the LOC137278469 gene encoding purine nucleoside phosphorylase LACC1-like, encoding MSDEEKEDYESELARMLSQEEESPGNKPMVYFADLYHKDHPKERIIERLTEVITRNTKVQQHHVMLFAPSANELNKISQKTNIKDGNGVTYHKIITNNKIQAFYEGKEFLDSNTLNRMAMVCACEQSGFWKQLGEMFFTKAYQMFFAVVGSGKMELTASYGLECEVETFLQALPSIGDIQILKSPLIPDAIFNHGFTTRNGGISSSPALRSLNLAFASRKRDSMLVINENRRRLGEAAGFNSKNMQFPKVEHGNRVWSIGQDVPAGFDAIVTRSAGITIAAPGADCVTILFADPVRRVCGATHAGWRGTLKGITIATVQAMERDFGCDIGNIVVAMGPCLSAKNLQFSPEDAKGFADIDPSLVLHKEGDQKVYVDLLLANKILLQRVGIRLENIDTSAHRCTYDNPNEFYSFRRDKFPFGNQIAYINIR